Part of the Ziziphus jujuba cultivar Dongzao chromosome 8, ASM3175591v1 genome is shown below.
GCTACCATTAGCGCTACAAGTTTTTGCATTGCAAGCACTGACAAGATTTGCAAAGAGAGTGAGAggcaagctctattgagatttaAGGAAGATCTCAAAGATCCCATGAACAGCCTTTCCAATTGGGTTGGCAATGGAGATTGTTGCAGCTGGACCGCTGTTGCTTGCGATAACTCAACCGGTCATGTCCATGAGATCCATGTTAGTTCtctcaactttaattcctattACGAGTATCATGTTGTTTTGAAATATGGGTTGGGTGGTAATATAAATCCATCTTTATTAGAATTAAAGCATCTCAAACACTTGGACCTAAGTAGAAACAATTTTAAAGGGATTCCAATTCCTAGCTTCATTGGTTCCATTCAAAGTCTAATATATCTTAACCTCTCTTTTTCTGGATTTGGAGGAATAATCCCTCATCAGCTAGGAAATCTCTCAAGTCTCTGCTAtctgaattttgaaaattattatggAAATGATTTGAAGGTTGAGAACCTTCAATGGATTTCTAGCCTTTCTTCGCTGCAGTACCTGGAGATGACAGGGATCATTCTCAGCAAAGTGCATGATTGGTTTCAGGTGATAAACATGCTCCCTTCTTTGGAAGAGTTACACCTGTCTCATTGTCAACTCCAACATCATTTTTCTCCTCTATCTGTGATAAACTCGACATCATTACTTGTTACCCTTGATCTTTCCTACAACTACGACTTAGGCCCTTTGATGCCCATGTGGCTATTCAGTCTCACCAATCTAGAATCCCTTAATCTACGATATGATGATTTCAAAGGACCTATTCCATCTGGTCTTACCAATTTGACTCATCTCAAAATTCTTGACATGAGTGGAAATCCTTTCAATTCTACCTTCCCACCATGGATGTGTGGTTTTAAACATCTGGAGTACCTTGATCTTTCTTCTACAGATTTGAAGGGTAATATTCCAAGTGCGATTGGAAACTTGTCATCCCTTAACACTCTTCGGTTGTCAAATAGTCATCTTGAAGGGAAGTTGCCAAACTCATTGGGAAGCCTTTGCAAGTTGAGGGAACTTATACTTTACAATAACACTCTCAGCGGAGCGGTATCGGAAATTTTCAGAAGATTTCGCAGGTGCAATATTGTTGCTTTGAAAAAGTTAGATTTGAGCTACAACCAACTCTCAGGTCAACTCACAGACTCATTAGGAAAACTGTCGAGCTTACAGAAATTTTATGTTTCCAACAATCGGTTAAATGGAAGTCTTCTTGAAAATATTGGTCAACTCGTAAATCTTGAATGGCTGGATATATCGCATAATTCGTTAGAAGGTGTGGTTTCTAAAGTTCACTTTATTAATCTTACAAGACTAAAGGAGTTTTGTGCGCATAAAAACTCGTTGACAATGAAGACAAGTCCATACTGGCTCCCTCCTTTTCAACTTGAAAACTTGAATCTGAATGATTGGCATTTGGGCCAACAATTACCCCATTGGATTCAGCAGCAAGAAAATTTGTTGGAGTTACAAATATCCAATACTGGAATTTCAGGTAACATTCCCTCTTGGTTTTGTAACTTTTCTTGTCACCTATATTATCTGAACCTTTCTCACAATAAGTTTCATGGGGTTTTTCCCTGTACAAATCAATCTTGGTCAACAATTGATCTCAGTTTTAACCAATTCAATGGGTTGTTGCCACTTGTCTCTTCGAAAATACAAATGGTGGatttttccaataatttattttctggatcaGTCTTTCACTTTTTCTGTAACAAGAATAACTTTTTGAGGTCAGGATATGTTGACCTGGGAAACAATCTGCTCTTTGGAAAAATTCCAAA
Proteins encoded:
- the LOC125422052 gene encoding receptor-like protein EIX1, with the translated sequence MENSTILVFLFITIATISATSFCIASTDKICKESERQALLRFKEDLKDPMNSLSNWVGNGDCCSWTAVACDNSTGHVHEIHVSSLNFNSYYEYHVVLKYGLGGNINPSLLELKHLKHLDLSRNNFKGIPIPSFIGSIQSLIYLNLSFSGFGGIIPHQLGNLSSLCYLNFENYYGNDLKVENLQWISSLSSLQYLEMTGIILSKVHDWFQVINMLPSLEELHLSHCQLQHHFSPLSVINSTSLLVTLDLSYNYDLGPLMPMWLFSLTNLESLNLRYDDFKGPIPSGLTNLTHLKILDMSGNPFNSTFPPWMCGFKHLEYLDLSSTDLKGNIPSAIGNLSSLNTLRLSNSHLEGKLPNSLGSLCKLRELILYNNTLSGAVSEIFRRFRRCNIVALKKLDLSYNQLSGQLTDSLGKLSSLQKFYVSNNRLNGSLLENIGQLVNLEWLDISHNSLEGVVSKVHFINLTRLKEFCAHKNSLTMKTSPYWLPPFQLENLNLNDWHLGQQLPHWIQQQENLLELQISNTGISGNIPSWFCNFSCHLYYLNLSHNKFHGVFPCTNQSWSTIDLSFNQFNGLLPLVSSKIQMVDFSNNLFSGSVFHFFCNKNNFLRSGYVDLGNNLLFGKIPKCWMKWKHLEILNLQNNNLSGVIPSSMGYLTNLFWLQLRNNNLHGEFPLSLRKCRNLGVLDLSENKFIGKIPKSIWISLRWLVAINLRSNKFHGEIPLELCSLVGLQILDLSHNNCSGTIPRCFYNLSAMTTLHNSDYPSLTILSFGDIYGLMAEVTVVTKGREVEYSSVLKFVKSMDLSSNNLSGEIPVELTSLQLQTLNLSNNHLVGKVPSKIGNMRWLESLDLSKNQLSGTIPLSISSLTFLSYLNLSYNNFTGSIPTSTQLQSFNESSFIGNQLCGPPLQQNCSVSDPAIPHGDKQGDDEDSLQEENYLYLSLGLGFAFGFWGVLASLLFNVPWNMAFCAFLDRIVLRLYGARL